The Acidimicrobiia bacterium genomic interval CGCCGCCAGGTGTTGAAGTTGATCCACGACAATGAGATCGTGACGAAACTGTTCGACGAAGTTGGCCCTCGTTATGAGGAGCGCAACGGCGGGTATACCCGCATTGTCCGCACCGGTCCACGTCGCGGTGACAACGCCGAGATGGCGGTGATCGAACTCGTCTAGACGAGTTCGAAGCTGACGGCAGTCAGTAATCAGCCATGAGCTATTTGAGAGCGGGCCCTGCGGGGCCCGCTTCTTTGTGTTGCAGCTAGTCACCTTTGCTCTGTGGCGCTGACGTGCCGGGCAGGATCCGCGCCGATCTGGAGCCGTTCGGCGTACGACCAGGCCCGTGAGCCTGCCCGGTTGCCCCTCTTTAGTCTTCGGTTTTGAGGTCTTTGAACCAGGTGTCGGGGGGATACGCCTCGATGTCTCCTCCAACCTCGATGATTCCCGGCATGATCTCTGCCGAGTTCCACGACAGCCACTTCGCAGGCGTGATCTCGATCGTCGTGTCCTCATGAGCAGCCAGCAATAGGCCAATGGTTGCCAAGCCGGCCTCAGTCAATAACCGCTCGCGGATCCCCTCATTGATACGAGCCGCATCCTGTCCCATGATGACCCTGGCCGGGCCTGTGCAAGACACCCAACCGCCGCCGTCCAGCGACACGAAGAAGGTCGCCACCGGCCGGGCTTGGACGTTCTTGACCTTTCGGGTCGCGTGTGGGGTCGGCAGATGGACCCGATCATGCTCATCAAGTGAGAAGAGAAGCTCGGTGAGGTGCGGAGACCCGTCGGGATTCACTGTCCCCAGGATGGCGTTCCCTTCTTCGAGCAGGCGGGTCCTGAGATCATCGGCGAGTCCCTGAGGTGTCCGATACACGGGGTGTATTCCAGTCATCTCACGAACCTACCCTGAAACGGCAAGACGATGAAGACGGCGGATTGGCGCGCAAGGCCGGCTGTGCCAACTGGCCGCCTTCAGGTGACCCGACGCTGAGCGGT includes:
- a CDS encoding pyridoxamine 5'-phosphate oxidase family protein → MTGIHPVYRTPQGLADDLRTRLLEEGNAILGTVNPDGSPHLTELLFSLDEHDRVHLPTPHATRKVKNVQARPVATFFVSLDGGGWVSCTGPARVIMGQDAARINEGIRERLLTEAGLATIGLLLAAHEDTTIEITPAKWLSWNSAEIMPGIIEVGGDIEAYPPDTWFKDLKTED